A genomic stretch from Mastacembelus armatus chromosome 12, fMasArm1.2, whole genome shotgun sequence includes:
- the edf1 gene encoding endothelial differentiation-related factor 1 homolog, with translation MAESDWDTVTVLRKKGPTAAQAKSKQAITAAQRRGEDVETTKKWSAGQNKQHLVTKNTAKLDRETEELHHDRVPLEVGKVIQKGRQDKGMTQKDLATKINEKPQVIADYESGKAIPNNQVMGKIERAIGLKLRGKDIGLPLEAKPKKK, from the exons ATGGCAGAAAGCGACTGGGATACCGTGACTGTGTTAAGAAAGAAGGGGCCGACTGCTGCCCAGGCCAAGTCCAAGCAG GCTATCACTGCTGCTCAGAGACGAGGGGAGGACGTTGAGacaaccaagaaat GGTCTGCAGGGCAGAACAAACAGCATCTTGTGACAAAGAACACAGCAAAATTAGACCGGGAGACAGAGGAGCTACACCATGATAGGGTTCCTTTGGAGGTGGGCAAAGTCATTCAGAAAGGCAGACAGGACAAAGGCATGACCCAGAAAGACCTGGCCACT AAAATTAATGAGAAGCCTCAAGTCATTGCTGACTATGAGAGTGGCAAAGCAATTCCCAATAATCAGGTCATGGGCAAGATAGAGAGAGCAATTG GGCTGAAACTCCGTGGGAAGGATATTGGGCTACCCCTGGAGGCAAAACCCAAGAAGAAATGA